A region from the Desulfomarina profundi genome encodes:
- a CDS encoding peptide chain release factor 3, giving the protein MSKQLLREITRRRTFGIISHPDAGKTTLTEKLLLFGGAINMAGAVKSRKVERHATSDWMAIEQERGISVTTSVMKFTYKDYEVNLLDTPGHQDFSEDTYRVLTAVDSAIMVIDSAKGVENQTEKLMEVCRMRNTPIITFINKLDREGLTPLDIMGEIEEKLQIECTPLSWPIGMGKTFKGVYNIHHKTLHLFTPGQATLNEQGFLIEDLSDPKVDELLGEQADELRDDIELLEGAANPFEYDHYLNASQTPVFFGSAINNFGVQEMLDCFVEMAPPPGPRQTVTREVSPAEEAFSGFVFKIQANMNPAHRDRIAFFRICSGKFTRGMKVRHHRLGKDITLANATIFMAQERENVQEAWPGDIIGLHNHGTIKIGDTFTPKEELKFTGIPNFAPEHFRRVLLKNPLKMKQLQKGLVQLAEEGAIQVFRPLIGSDYIMGAVGVLQFEVTMARLKNEYGVDAIYENVDYQAARWVRCEDKKAFAEFERKNQASLARDSEGFLTYLAQSEWMLNYFMEKWPTITFDKTRENI; this is encoded by the coding sequence ATGAGTAAACAACTCCTCAGGGAAATAACCAGACGACGCACTTTCGGCATTATCAGCCATCCCGACGCAGGAAAAACTACACTGACTGAAAAACTGCTGCTGTTCGGTGGAGCCATCAATATGGCAGGTGCCGTCAAATCACGGAAAGTGGAGAGACACGCGACAAGTGACTGGATGGCTATCGAGCAGGAGCGTGGTATCTCGGTTACCACCTCGGTTATGAAGTTCACCTACAAGGATTATGAAGTTAATCTCCTGGATACTCCCGGTCACCAGGATTTCTCCGAAGACACCTACAGGGTGCTGACGGCTGTAGATTCCGCCATTATGGTAATTGACAGTGCCAAGGGTGTGGAAAACCAGACGGAAAAGCTGATGGAAGTCTGCAGGATGCGCAACACACCCATCATTACCTTTATCAACAAACTTGACAGAGAAGGTTTGACCCCGCTGGATATAATGGGAGAAATTGAGGAAAAACTACAGATCGAATGTACTCCCCTTTCCTGGCCAATCGGTATGGGAAAAACGTTTAAGGGTGTCTATAATATTCACCATAAGACCCTGCATCTCTTTACCCCTGGCCAGGCTACACTCAATGAACAGGGGTTTTTAATTGAAGATCTCTCGGACCCGAAGGTAGATGAGCTGCTTGGAGAACAGGCGGATGAACTACGCGATGATATCGAACTGCTGGAAGGTGCGGCTAATCCGTTTGAATACGATCATTACCTCAATGCCAGCCAGACCCCCGTCTTCTTCGGCAGCGCCATTAACAATTTTGGTGTACAGGAAATGCTGGATTGTTTTGTTGAAATGGCCCCTCCCCCGGGGCCTCGGCAAACCGTGACCAGAGAAGTTTCTCCGGCGGAAGAAGCCTTCTCAGGTTTTGTTTTCAAAATTCAAGCCAATATGAACCCGGCCCACCGGGACAGAATCGCCTTCTTTCGCATCTGTTCCGGAAAATTTACCAGGGGAATGAAAGTCAGACATCACCGGCTTGGAAAGGATATTACCCTCGCGAATGCCACTATTTTCATGGCCCAGGAACGGGAAAATGTCCAGGAAGCCTGGCCTGGTGATATTATAGGCCTCCATAACCATGGTACAATAAAAATCGGTGATACCTTTACTCCGAAGGAAGAATTGAAATTTACGGGGATACCCAATTTTGCCCCAGAGCATTTCCGCCGTGTACTTCTGAAAAATCCGCTCAAGATGAAACAGCTGCAGAAAGGACTGGTACAATTGGCCGAAGAAGGGGCAATCCAGGTTTTTCGCCCCCTTATCGGCTCAGATTATATCATGGGTGCAGTTGGTGTTCTCCAGTTTGAAGTAACCATGGCACGCCTGAAAAATGAATATGGAGTTGATGCCATCTATGAAAACGTGGACTACCAGGCTGCCAGGTGGGTTCGCTGTGAAGACAAAAAAGCTTTTGCGGAATTTGAACGTAAAAATCAGGCATCTCTTGCCCGAGACTCAGAGGGATTTTTAACTTATCTTGCCCAGAGTGAGTGGATGCTCAATTATTTTATGGAAAAATGGCCGACAATCACCTTTGATAAAACACGGGAAAACATATAA